In Acidobacteriota bacterium, the following proteins share a genomic window:
- a CDS encoding right-handed parallel beta-helix repeat-containing protein, producing the protein MITRLRTPIAVFALVGLFSAGAGILTAGTSGVPDPPVLLPDGTEFQTWEDVTEYRRVYYVDQRHPVAADDNPGTEEAPFLTIQRAADVVRPAEKVLIKSGLYREWVRPRRGGTGPDGMVSFEAAPGAEAVISGSEVLRAVWSNSGRSKSANVWKADLPPEFFGDNHPFAAVNTSDADFAVMRWARAERGRIPHTLPRAMVFQDGRRLTQLARIEELHRVAGTFWIDGENRQLHLNPFDRRDPNTRQIEVTTRQFLINPLVKGMEYIRIKGLTFEHAGNGFIRSGNGAITTWGGRHWIIEENTVRHVNAVGIEIGAFTEEGPNAGNRNELAKTTGDHLVRRNHVYDCGTGGIQGTVVSRSLVSDNHVHDCGWQDVERYWEVAGIKLLIMLDSVVTRNHVHDCYASSGIWIDFANRNTRVTRNLIHDISSYAGGLFFEASNVINLIDHNVVYNVQGSGFYLHDSDRLLVTHNLLVNCAPYGIRMTKTKTRDRVGVSKHNRVINNVVAECPVPFEYANTENVSDYNIVSGAGQNFSLAEWQSTGLDSHSRTANLDIAIGPEDGILSWSARKDEVLKVTRDERMGFDYFGRKYPGGVIAVGPFIEGWSPAHRRLKLVLIK; encoded by the coding sequence ATGATCACACGTCTCAGGACGCCGATTGCGGTTTTCGCGCTCGTGGGCTTGTTTTCGGCGGGAGCCGGGATCCTGACGGCCGGAACTTCGGGTGTGCCGGATCCACCGGTCCTGCTTCCCGACGGGACGGAGTTCCAGACCTGGGAAGATGTGACCGAGTACCGGCGGGTCTACTACGTGGACCAGCGGCACCCCGTGGCGGCGGACGACAACCCTGGCACCGAAGAGGCCCCTTTTCTGACGATCCAACGTGCGGCGGACGTGGTCCGGCCCGCAGAAAAGGTCTTGATCAAATCGGGCCTCTACCGTGAGTGGGTCCGGCCGCGGCGGGGGGGCACGGGCCCGGACGGCATGGTCAGCTTCGAGGCGGCGCCGGGCGCGGAGGCCGTCATCAGCGGGTCCGAGGTGCTGAGGGCCGTGTGGAGCAACTCGGGACGGTCCAAGTCGGCCAACGTCTGGAAGGCGGATCTGCCCCCCGAGTTCTTCGGCGACAACCACCCGTTTGCCGCCGTCAACACTTCAGACGCCGACTTCGCGGTCATGCGCTGGGCCCGGGCGGAGCGGGGACGGATCCCCCACACCCTGCCGCGAGCCATGGTGTTTCAAGACGGGCGGCGCCTGACCCAGTTGGCCCGGATCGAGGAGTTGCACCGGGTCGCCGGCACGTTCTGGATCGACGGCGAGAACCGGCAACTGCACCTCAACCCGTTCGACCGCAGGGACCCCAACACCCGGCAGATCGAGGTGACCACACGGCAGTTCCTGATCAACCCCCTGGTGAAGGGGATGGAATACATCCGGATCAAGGGGCTCACGTTCGAGCATGCCGGCAACGGATTCATCCGCTCCGGAAACGGCGCCATCACGACCTGGGGCGGCCGCCATTGGATCATCGAGGAAAACACCGTCCGGCACGTCAACGCGGTGGGCATCGAGATCGGCGCGTTCACCGAAGAGGGCCCCAACGCGGGGAACCGGAACGAGCTGGCGAAGACGACGGGAGACCACCTGGTGCGCCGCAACCACGTGTACGACTGCGGCACCGGCGGCATTCAAGGAACCGTCGTCTCCCGCAGCCTCGTTTCCGACAATCACGTCCACGACTGCGGTTGGCAGGACGTCGAGCGCTACTGGGAGGTGGCGGGCATCAAGCTCCTGATCATGCTGGATTCCGTCGTCACCCGGAATCACGTTCACGATTGCTATGCCTCGTCGGGAATCTGGATCGATTTCGCGAACCGGAACACGCGGGTCACCCGGAACCTGATTCACGACATCTCCAGTTACGCCGGGGGGCTCTTCTTCGAGGCCTCCAACGTCATCAACCTGATCGATCACAATGTCGTCTACAACGTCCAGGGCTCCGGTTTCTACCTGCACGACTCCGACCGGCTCCTGGTGACCCACAACCTGCTGGTGAACTGCGCGCCGTACGGCATCCGCATGACGAAGACCAAAACCCGGGACCGGGTAGGCGTCTCCAAGCACAACCGCGTGATCAACAATGTCGTCGCCGAGTGCCCGGTGCCGTTCGAATACGCCAATACGGAGAACGTGTCGGATTACAACATCGTCTCGGGGGCAGGACAGAACTTCAGCTTGGCCGAATGGCAGTCGACCGGCCTGGACTCCCACAGCCGAACGGCAAACCTCGACATTGCCATCGGACCCGAGGACGGGATCCTGTCCTGGTCGGCTCGGAAAGACGAGGTCCTGAAGGTGACCCGCGACGAACGGATGGGTTTCGACTACTTCGGCCGCAAATACCCCGGCGGTGTGATCGCAGTGGGACCCTTCATTGAAGGTTGGAGTCCGGCCCACCGCCGGTTGAAACTCGTTCTCATCAAATGA
- a CDS encoding aminotransferase class I/II-fold pyridoxal phosphate-dependent enzyme, whose translation MRVFQPFQMERMMSRFEKEVKFNLSESGAHPVLLRELVDRENGTLEGLLDTDLNYPHTNGIPELRRNIARLYPGATPENVLVTVGAIEANYLVIRTLLDPGDEIVVMLPNYMQIWGLAKNHGLALKTFHLREETGWAPDLAELESMATANTRLIAVCNPNNPTGRVLTESEMEAVIEIADRSGSWILADEVYAGAERVTDQETPTFYGRYDKVLATGSLSKAYGLPGLRIGWVVAPGGIVDEFWARHEYTTISATMLSNRLAALALSPEVRPWLVRRTRSYIRRGYPILRSWMDRHPGTFSLRPPDAGAIAFIRYHLEINSTRLARRLALEKSVLIMPGDHFGIDHFLRVSFGLPHGYLSPALDRIHDMIEELKVR comes from the coding sequence ATGCGGGTGTTTCAGCCATTCCAAATGGAACGGATGATGTCCCGGTTCGAGAAGGAGGTGAAATTCAATCTCTCAGAGAGCGGCGCCCATCCGGTCCTGCTCCGGGAGCTCGTCGATCGGGAGAACGGCACTCTTGAGGGCTTGCTGGACACCGATCTGAACTATCCCCACACCAACGGAATACCTGAGCTTCGGCGGAACATTGCGCGGCTCTATCCGGGCGCAACGCCTGAGAACGTCCTGGTGACGGTCGGTGCCATCGAGGCCAACTACCTCGTGATCAGAACCCTTCTGGACCCCGGCGACGAGATCGTCGTCATGCTCCCGAACTACATGCAGATCTGGGGACTGGCGAAGAACCACGGCCTTGCATTGAAGACCTTTCATCTGCGGGAGGAAACGGGTTGGGCGCCGGATCTGGCCGAACTGGAGTCAATGGCGACGGCCAACACCCGGCTGATCGCGGTATGCAATCCCAACAACCCGACCGGGCGCGTTCTGACCGAATCCGAAATGGAAGCCGTCATCGAGATCGCTGACCGGTCCGGAAGCTGGATCCTGGCCGATGAAGTCTATGCCGGGGCCGAGCGCGTCACCGACCAGGAGACGCCGACCTTCTATGGAAGGTACGACAAGGTCCTGGCAACGGGGAGCCTGAGCAAGGCCTACGGGCTTCCGGGCCTGAGGATCGGCTGGGTCGTGGCGCCGGGCGGCATCGTGGACGAATTCTGGGCACGGCATGAATACACGACCATCAGCGCGACCATGCTTTCCAACCGGCTGGCGGCCCTGGCCCTGTCTCCCGAAGTCCGCCCCTGGCTGGTGCGCCGCACCCGTTCCTACATCCGTCGAGGTTATCCCATACTCCGAAGCTGGATGGACCGGCATCCGGGCACCTTCAGCCTGAGGCCGCCGGACGCCGGGGCGATCGCCTTCATTCGTTACCATTTGGAGATCAACTCGACCCGGCTGGCCCGGCGGCTCGCCTTGGAAAAGAGTGTCCTGATCATGCCGGGAGATCACTTTGGCATCGATCACTTCCTGCGCGTGAGTTTCGGTCTGCCGCACGGTTACCTGAGCCCTGCTCTGGACCGAATTCACGATATGATCGAGGAACTGAAGGTTCGATGA
- a CDS encoding sialidase family protein codes for MTVKTKFLVLAMPWWMMTLGASSWTQQAAGGRPGPMLHTEKTVVAESPDPGRLFVYEPALVKLPSGRLLVTFEHTLIDANAQVPRRFRLAVSDDGGRTWRQLPPLDLHSAQPFVHESKLYLLGNLAIRRNIVILRSNNEGRSWTEPVTLFEGSYWNAPTGVLIKDRRLYRSFNLHQDADGTPNLRNYQGCVVIAGDLSRNLLDRSAWRMSDRLDYPGTPPLLTRVPAAGRRPDHWLESNLVEVKGEIRGFHRLRVPGGAAQGLTHQSTAGLAAVTDLADDGTTLRHTFGQFFPMPGAQNKFHIIRDEPSGLYWMAGNIPVDSLGGAPGGDDRRILILMYSVDAHNWFQAGCVAMTRKPREAYNYASLLPEGDDLLLAVRTALGGRHSQAKSTHITFHRVRGFRSLALDLPGRRDAGD; via the coding sequence GTGACCGTCAAGACCAAGTTTCTTGTTCTCGCCATGCCATGGTGGATGATGACGCTCGGGGCATCGTCTTGGACACAGCAGGCCGCAGGCGGCAGGCCCGGCCCCATGCTCCACACCGAAAAAACCGTGGTCGCCGAGTCGCCCGATCCGGGGAGGCTGTTCGTCTACGAACCGGCGCTGGTGAAGCTTCCCAGCGGCCGGCTCTTGGTGACCTTCGAACACACCCTGATTGACGCGAACGCCCAGGTGCCTCGCCGGTTTCGGCTGGCCGTCAGTGACGACGGAGGCCGGACCTGGCGGCAGCTTCCTCCGCTCGATCTGCACTCCGCGCAGCCGTTCGTGCATGAATCCAAGTTGTATCTTCTTGGAAATCTGGCCATCCGCCGGAACATCGTGATCCTGCGCTCCAACAACGAAGGACGATCCTGGACGGAGCCGGTCACGTTGTTCGAGGGAAGCTACTGGAACGCGCCCACCGGGGTCCTGATCAAGGACCGGCGCCTCTACCGGTCCTTCAACCTGCACCAGGACGCCGACGGCACGCCGAATCTGCGAAATTACCAGGGGTGCGTGGTCATTGCCGGGGACCTCTCACGGAATCTGCTGGACAGGTCCGCCTGGCGAATGTCCGACCGGCTGGACTACCCGGGCACCCCGCCGCTCTTGACCCGCGTGCCGGCTGCCGGACGACGCCCGGACCACTGGCTCGAATCAAACCTGGTGGAGGTGAAGGGTGAGATCCGAGGTTTCCATCGGCTCCGCGTTCCCGGCGGAGCCGCTCAAGGTCTGACGCATCAATCCACCGCCGGACTGGCAGCGGTCACCGACCTCGCGGATGACGGGACGACCTTGAGACACACCTTCGGGCAGTTCTTCCCGATGCCTGGGGCGCAGAACAAATTTCACATCATCCGCGACGAACCTTCCGGGTTGTATTGGATGGCGGGCAACATCCCCGTCGATTCGCTGGGCGGCGCCCCGGGGGGCGACGATCGGCGGATTCTGATCCTGATGTACAGTGTCGACGCCCACAACTGGTTCCAGGCCGGCTGCGTGGCCATGACCAGGAAGCCTCGCGAAGCTTACAACTACGCGTCTCTGCTGCCGGAAGGGGATGACCTGCTGCTGGCGGTGCGGACGGCGCTGGGAGGCCGGCATTCGCAGGCCAAGAGTACGCACATCACGTTTCACCGCGTCCGGGGCTTCCGGTCGCTGGCCCTGGATCTTCCCGGCCGCCGCGACGCCGGCGATTGA
- a CDS encoding sodium:solute symporter family protein — translation MEEFQPSWWLIATYLLLMFGIGIWAARTRVGRMEDMAVAGRSSGPWLIAFSVAATWINGTTLIGISGVAKDFGLSAYWTGGSFVLATIWMSYYVVPRLRATRIITVPQLFERFYGPRHRLVSLSLIILRDLGATAGVMGSLAVVTSSILQISLLQSLALVGALTLVYVFLGGMWAILVTDAIQFFIVSIGSVALVVFGFLGAGGFSVLRSIEDPDFLGSFGTGGPSQVIAWVIIGISITFGYQSVIQRGLAASSTAAAHKGFLYGGIISTIWYMVPPLIGVLGRALYGADISGDDVFLQMTFGVAGGQLGSIIIVGILAASMSTLDSTINTIASNFTIDIYNRFLNPNASPRAQLWLYRLNVILVGALAAAIYYVFPLMIELFWLGGRIMGASVAPVVAAMVLFPRVRRAPRTVLTSMLTGASVIILYQVLGSVQEVGTIVVVWTIDPILIGVPITVSLLALGTWWETRDARPIRPDSSEP, via the coding sequence ATGGAAGAGTTCCAGCCCTCCTGGTGGCTGATCGCAACCTACCTGCTCCTGATGTTCGGGATCGGCATCTGGGCCGCCCGGACGCGGGTCGGCCGGATGGAGGACATGGCCGTCGCCGGCCGCAGCTCCGGACCCTGGTTGATCGCCTTCTCGGTGGCCGCAACCTGGATCAACGGGACCACCCTGATCGGGATCTCGGGAGTGGCCAAGGACTTCGGCTTGAGCGCCTACTGGACCGGCGGTTCATTCGTCCTCGCCACCATCTGGATGTCCTACTACGTGGTCCCGCGCCTTCGGGCCACCCGAATCATCACCGTTCCCCAGCTCTTCGAGCGCTTCTACGGCCCCCGTCACCGCCTCGTTTCCCTTTCCCTCATCATCCTTCGGGACTTGGGCGCCACCGCGGGAGTCATGGGTTCCCTGGCCGTGGTCACTTCCAGCATCCTGCAGATCTCGCTGCTGCAGTCCCTGGCGCTGGTCGGGGCCTTGACCCTGGTCTACGTCTTCCTGGGTGGGATGTGGGCCATCCTGGTGACGGACGCGATCCAGTTCTTCATCGTCTCCATCGGATCCGTCGCGCTCGTGGTTTTCGGTTTTCTGGGCGCCGGAGGTTTTTCCGTACTGCGGTCCATCGAGGACCCGGACTTTCTCGGCAGCTTCGGCACCGGCGGTCCCAGCCAGGTCATCGCCTGGGTCATCATCGGCATATCCATCACCTTCGGCTATCAGAGCGTGATTCAGCGGGGGTTGGCAGCCTCCAGCACGGCCGCCGCCCACAAGGGATTCCTCTACGGCGGGATCATCTCGACGATCTGGTACATGGTTCCGCCGCTGATCGGCGTCTTGGGGCGGGCCCTCTACGGAGCGGACATCTCCGGCGACGACGTATTCCTCCAAATGACCTTCGGCGTGGCCGGGGGGCAATTGGGCAGCATAATCATCGTGGGGATCCTGGCCGCCAGCATGTCCACTCTCGACTCCACCATCAACACCATCGCCTCCAACTTCACCATCGACATCTACAACCGGTTCCTCAATCCCAACGCCAGTCCCAGGGCTCAGCTCTGGCTCTACCGCCTGAACGTCATTCTGGTCGGCGCGCTGGCCGCCGCCATTTACTACGTTTTTCCCTTGATGATCGAACTGTTCTGGCTGGGCGGACGGATCATGGGAGCTTCGGTGGCGCCCGTGGTGGCGGCGATGGTCCTGTTTCCCCGAGTCCGGCGGGCTCCCAGAACCGTTCTCACCTCCATGCTGACCGGAGCCAGCGTGATCATCCTCTACCAGGTCCTGGGAAGCGTCCAGGAGGTGGGCACCATCGTGGTCGTCTGGACCATCGATCCCATTCTGATCGGGGTGCCCATCACTGTCTCGCTGCTGGCGCTCGGAACCTGGTGGGAGACGCGCGATGCGCGTCCGATCCGACCGGACTCGTCAGAGCCGTAA
- a CDS encoding FAD-binding oxidoreductase, translating into MHKTADAVVIGGGIAGASVAHFLARKGFKKVVLLEKGRLAGVSTGRSAAVVRTYYSNPITVKLAWRAVQMFENDREALGGDSGFRQIGFLLLLDEGWKMAGDQILEMESTHGVEVRELSREDIRELAPPLNLEGIVRAIFEPRSGCADPIRTTESLVNGAHQWGLTAHVGVAATGINLDGGRVRSVETEQGTIDTPVVVNAAGPWGRQVGLWAGLNYSVRWSRETDLIVTQPGDFGPLPVISDPPQRAYYKPHADNTMLAGLGYPKEVEPLNIDSYNEDLDADQRGRIEACLFKRIPVLREMEYHHGYASIYTIMDDWHPVVGPEPHIEGYYAFFGGSGHGFKIGPPLGEALADIIAGDEPEIDIHQFRPSRFLEGETFSSAWGGGNRG; encoded by the coding sequence ATGCATAAGACAGCGGATGCGGTAGTGATCGGAGGGGGAATCGCGGGCGCAAGCGTGGCCCATTTTCTGGCCCGAAAGGGATTCAAAAAGGTCGTCTTGCTTGAGAAGGGCCGTCTGGCCGGCGTGAGCACGGGCCGGTCGGCCGCCGTGGTCCGGACCTACTACTCCAACCCCATCACCGTGAAACTGGCGTGGCGCGCGGTGCAGATGTTCGAGAACGACCGGGAGGCGCTGGGAGGCGATTCCGGGTTTCGGCAGATCGGATTTCTCCTCCTCTTGGATGAGGGATGGAAGATGGCCGGTGACCAGATACTGGAGATGGAGAGCACCCACGGCGTCGAGGTCCGGGAACTGTCGCGGGAAGACATCCGGGAACTCGCGCCGCCGCTGAACCTGGAGGGGATCGTCCGCGCCATCTTCGAGCCTCGCTCCGGCTGCGCGGATCCGATCCGGACGACCGAGAGCTTGGTGAACGGAGCCCATCAGTGGGGTCTGACGGCGCACGTGGGAGTGGCGGCCACCGGCATCAACCTCGACGGCGGCCGCGTCCGCTCCGTGGAGACGGAGCAGGGAACCATCGACACCCCCGTGGTGGTGAACGCAGCCGGGCCCTGGGGGCGGCAGGTGGGCCTTTGGGCCGGCCTCAACTACTCTGTCCGCTGGAGCCGGGAGACGGACCTGATCGTGACTCAGCCGGGTGATTTCGGCCCTCTTCCCGTCATTTCCGATCCCCCGCAACGCGCCTACTACAAGCCTCACGCGGACAACACGATGCTGGCCGGACTCGGCTACCCCAAAGAGGTGGAGCCGCTGAACATCGATTCGTACAACGAGGACCTGGACGCGGATCAGCGCGGGCGGATCGAGGCCTGCCTGTTCAAGCGGATTCCCGTGCTTCGGGAGATGGAATACCACCACGGATACGCGTCCATCTATACGATCATGGACGACTGGCACCCGGTCGTGGGACCGGAGCCCCACATCGAGGGCTACTACGCCTTCTTCGGAGGCAGCGGCCATGGCTTCAAGATCGGCCCGCCGCTGGGTGAGGCGCTGGCGGACATCATCGCGGGTGACGAACCCGAGATCGACATTCACCAGTTTCGGCCGTCCCGCTTCCTGGAAGGGGAGACCTTCTCCTCGGCCTGGGGAGGCGGAAACCGGGGTTGA
- a CDS encoding CocE/NonD family hydrolase — MSCYPRIPIPSVPVVLQVLIFMTATGLASGPWFVSNDPSWVDKLSQPRYGIHFEHDVKVRMRDGVRLSANIWRPKADGKFPVIFVYMPYDNTRKSEFFQGDIIGRAQYFVPRGYVFACIDVRGRYDSEGESYLYWDPKWREGKFDGQDVYDCQTWLGEQPWSTGKIGMCGGSYLGFVQWMGATEANRYLTALIPYVTPDDHWDNVYPNGAFQLSNSLNLLALLGNLTANNNDGLRNDFLDWDKLYRHLPIRTMDQAMFGQTDILWQDLVDHPDNDHYWRFSVGDRPRAGEMGAGQYHKVQVPTLNITGWYDQVSQATINGYLGMVQYGPEKIRGQHRLLVGPWRHGVGPREVGDLDYGPEADVDFRPIELRWYDYWLKGIDNGMMDEPPVDIFVMGENEWRTEHEWPLKRARITKYYLHSGGQANSRFGNGTLSTRPPSQEPADVFAYDPDDPVPTYGGNVSMYPSTGGPRDQRAIQRRDDVLVYTGEILAEEIEVTGRVLTLLHAASSATDTDFTAKLVDVHPNGYAQLLAEGIIRARYRDSFKKQTLLEPGKVYEYTIDLWSISHVFKRGHRIQLEISSSNFPKYDRNPNTGQKFGEDAELRKATQTVHHDAAYPSHIVLPVIP, encoded by the coding sequence ATGTCGTGTTATCCCAGGATTCCCATCCCGTCCGTACCCGTTGTCCTCCAGGTTCTGATCTTCATGACGGCAACCGGACTGGCGTCGGGTCCCTGGTTCGTCAGCAACGATCCCTCCTGGGTGGACAAGCTCTCGCAACCCCGATACGGCATCCACTTCGAACATGACGTCAAGGTCCGCATGCGGGACGGCGTCCGGCTGTCGGCCAACATCTGGCGGCCCAAGGCGGATGGGAAGTTCCCGGTGATCTTCGTCTACATGCCTTATGACAACACCCGGAAGTCGGAGTTCTTTCAGGGGGACATCATCGGCCGCGCCCAATACTTCGTACCCCGGGGATACGTCTTCGCCTGTATCGACGTCAGGGGGCGTTACGATTCCGAAGGGGAATCCTACCTCTACTGGGACCCGAAGTGGCGGGAAGGAAAGTTCGACGGACAGGATGTCTACGACTGTCAGACCTGGCTCGGAGAACAGCCCTGGTCCACGGGAAAAATCGGGATGTGCGGCGGTTCGTATCTGGGATTCGTGCAGTGGATGGGCGCCACCGAAGCGAACCGCTACCTCACGGCCCTGATCCCGTATGTGACTCCCGACGACCATTGGGACAACGTGTACCCCAATGGCGCGTTCCAACTCTCCAACAGCCTCAACCTGCTGGCATTGCTCGGCAACCTGACGGCCAACAACAACGACGGCCTCCGGAACGATTTCCTGGACTGGGACAAGCTGTACCGTCACCTTCCCATCCGGACCATGGACCAGGCCATGTTCGGGCAAACCGACATCCTGTGGCAGGACCTGGTGGATCATCCGGACAACGACCACTACTGGCGGTTCAGCGTGGGAGACCGTCCCCGGGCCGGAGAGATGGGCGCGGGACAGTACCACAAGGTCCAGGTGCCGACCCTCAACATCACCGGCTGGTACGACCAGGTTTCCCAGGCCACCATCAACGGTTACCTGGGCATGGTCCAGTACGGCCCCGAGAAGATTCGCGGCCAGCATCGCCTGCTCGTCGGTCCCTGGAGGCATGGGGTGGGACCCCGGGAGGTGGGCGATCTCGACTATGGTCCGGAGGCGGACGTGGACTTTCGTCCCATCGAGCTTCGCTGGTACGACTACTGGCTCAAGGGCATCGACAACGGGATGATGGACGAGCCGCCCGTCGACATCTTCGTGATGGGGGAGAACGAGTGGCGCACTGAGCACGAATGGCCCCTCAAACGTGCCCGGATCACGAAGTACTACCTCCACAGCGGCGGGCAGGCCAACAGCCGCTTCGGCAACGGCACTCTGAGCACCCGGCCGCCGTCCCAAGAACCGGCCGATGTCTTCGCCTACGATCCGGACGATCCGGTTCCGACCTACGGCGGCAACGTGAGCATGTACCCCTCCACCGGGGGGCCCCGGGATCAGAGGGCCATCCAGCGGCGGGACGATGTGCTCGTCTACACCGGCGAGATCCTGGCAGAGGAGATCGAGGTGACGGGTCGGGTCCTGACCCTGCTCCATGCCGCCTCCAGCGCGACCGACACCGACTTCACCGCCAAGCTGGTGGACGTCCACCCCAACGGCTACGCTCAATTGCTGGCGGAGGGGATCATACGGGCCCGCTATCGGGATTCGTTCAAGAAGCAGACGCTGCTGGAACCGGGCAAAGTCTACGAATACACCATCGATCTGTGGTCCATCAGCCACGTCTTCAAGCGTGGGCACCGGATTCAACTGGAGATTTCGAGCAGCAACTTTCCGAAGTACGACCGCAATCCCAACACCGGCCAAAAGTTTGGTGAAGACGCGGAACTGAGAAAGGCGACGCAGACGGTTCATCACGATGCCGCCTACCCGTCGCACATCGTGCTTCCGGTGATTCCCTGA
- a CDS encoding CocE/NonD family hydrolase, whose translation MRILFFLLTILPATLLAESHGLSKPIYEGKVKIIYPRVAMRDGVELATKITMPDAEGRFPAVMMYHPYRGVREPLPDYRDERPMLVPYLAERGYAIVQYDVRGTGNSGGWSKDIYSDDERRDGYEMVEWIARQPWSNGNVGMTGISYGGVVQWQVAVQNPPSLKTIIVRSANDSVYTEWTYPGGSLRPYMFDTYSPLMTAYNFAPPDPEIVGEKWSKIWQTHLDNNQPWGIGYISHQQEGPYWQDRSLSADYSRVKCPVFVIAGWADVYPTALLRAFSKLEVKHKKALVGPWRHIWAENKKTVPGPRIDGRPIMLKWFDYWLKGIDNGVLEEPPVTVFVREYDPPSPVMPIEEPGFWRSELEWPIAREQPTRMYFHPDGKLSRTAPGGSDEEGDRLEYKPTVGVTSGIHWGGGILPWGNPIDQRADEAYSLTYTTEPLEEPLEVSGTPRAMLHISSTAEVAYFRVKLIDVAPDGTSKLVRYGGLNAAHRKSHFDPEPLRPGEVHEVPVEVKVMTYVFAPGHRVRVAIANADIQNAWPTALPAVNTVYRNGRYPSHIVLPVIPEQNPKLPEPEFVNLPNADPKVALDQEKPMAYSITQDLVAETTTVRLGKERKGKRGDAEQYMKLFSSFTVSEKNPANAALKAEATLSITRPESEVKIEANELTSSNKAAFRHLVEIEITVNGRRHFNRSWSVTIPRRLN comes from the coding sequence ATGCGGATCCTGTTTTTCCTGCTCACGATCCTGCCCGCGACGCTGCTCGCAGAGTCCCACGGGCTCTCGAAGCCGATCTACGAGGGGAAGGTCAAGATCATCTATCCCCGCGTCGCCATGCGGGACGGGGTGGAGCTGGCGACCAAAATCACCATGCCGGACGCGGAAGGCCGTTTTCCCGCCGTCATGATGTACCACCCCTACCGCGGGGTGAGGGAACCCTTGCCCGACTATCGGGACGAAAGGCCCATGCTGGTGCCGTATCTGGCGGAACGGGGCTACGCCATCGTCCAGTACGACGTCCGCGGCACGGGCAACTCCGGCGGATGGAGCAAGGACATCTACTCCGACGACGAGAGGCGGGACGGCTACGAGATGGTGGAGTGGATCGCTCGTCAACCGTGGTCCAACGGCAACGTGGGGATGACCGGCATTTCCTACGGCGGCGTGGTGCAGTGGCAGGTGGCGGTCCAGAATCCGCCCAGCCTCAAGACCATTATCGTGCGCTCGGCCAACGACAGCGTCTACACCGAGTGGACCTATCCCGGCGGCTCTCTTCGCCCATACATGTTCGACACCTATTCACCCCTCATGACGGCCTACAACTTCGCGCCCCCCGATCCCGAAATCGTCGGTGAGAAGTGGAGCAAAATCTGGCAGACGCACCTGGACAACAACCAGCCCTGGGGAATCGGATACATCTCTCACCAGCAGGAAGGGCCGTACTGGCAGGACCGGTCATTGTCGGCCGACTACAGCCGGGTCAAGTGTCCGGTCTTCGTCATCGCCGGCTGGGCCGACGTCTATCCGACGGCCCTGCTGCGGGCCTTTTCCAAGCTGGAAGTCAAGCACAAGAAAGCCCTGGTGGGACCCTGGCGGCACATCTGGGCCGAGAACAAGAAGACGGTGCCCGGTCCCCGGATCGACGGCCGGCCCATCATGTTGAAGTGGTTCGACTATTGGCTCAAGGGGATCGACAACGGGGTGCTGGAGGAGCCTCCGGTGACGGTCTTCGTCCGGGAATACGATCCTCCCTCTCCCGTCATGCCCATCGAGGAGCCCGGTTTCTGGCGCTCCGAACTGGAATGGCCCATTGCTCGGGAGCAGCCCACCAGGATGTACTTTCACCCGGACGGCAAGCTGAGCCGGACGGCTCCCGGGGGATCGGATGAGGAAGGAGACCGCCTTGAGTACAAGCCCACCGTGGGGGTCACCTCGGGAATCCACTGGGGGGGAGGGATTCTCCCCTGGGGCAACCCCATCGACCAGCGGGCCGACGAAGCCTACTCCCTGACCTACACCACGGAACCATTGGAGGAACCGCTGGAGGTTTCGGGCACGCCACGCGCCATGCTGCACATCTCCTCCACGGCCGAGGTTGCCTATTTCCGCGTGAAGCTCATCGACGTGGCGCCGGACGGGACCTCCAAGCTGGTCCGTTACGGCGGCCTGAACGCCGCGCACCGGAAGTCTCATTTCGATCCCGAACCGCTCCGGCCCGGAGAGGTGCACGAGGTGCCGGTGGAAGTGAAGGTGATGACCTACGTGTTCGCTCCCGGGCACCGGGTCCGGGTGGCCATCGCCAACGCCGACATCCAGAACGCCTGGCCCACGGCCCTGCCGGCGGTGAACACCGTGTACCGCAACGGCCGTTACCCGTCTCACATCGTCCTGCCGGTGATCCCGGAACAGAATCCCAAACTGCCGGAGCCCGAGTTCGTGAACCTGCCCAACGCCGACCCCAAGGTGGCGCTGGATCAAGAGAAACCGATGGCGTACTCCATTACCCAGGACCTCGTTGCGGAAACCACGACGGTCCGGCTCGGCAAGGAAAGAAAGGGTAAACGGGGCGACGCCGAGCAATACATGAAGCTTTTCTCGAGTTTCACCGTGTCCGAAAAGAACCCGGCCAACGCGGCGCTGAAGGCAGAGGCCACGCTGTCGATCACGCGGCCGGAATCGGAAGTCAAGATCGAAGCGAACGAGTTGACCTCCAGCAACAAGGCGGCATTCCGTCACCTGGTGGAGATCGAGATCACCGTCAACGGGAGGAGACACTTCAACCGGAGTTGGTCGGTCACCATTCCACGAAGACTGAACTAG